A genomic segment from Spinacia oleracea cultivar Varoflay chromosome 3, BTI_SOV_V1, whole genome shotgun sequence encodes:
- the LOC110782341 gene encoding acid phosphatase 1, translated as MIPTPKSLKMKSLLIFLVFSLLFVPSLCTQEPSNCHQLTRNMILEYPDGGRGGADPEEVILQCTSWRFAVEANNMNSWKTIPQECADYVKNYMLGKGYLLDLERVSNEASVFAKSVHFEGDSKDAWVFDVDETLLSNLPYYADHAFGLEVFDGVEFDKWVSKAMAPAIESSLRLYEEVLSLGFKVFLLTGRSEKLRDVTAQNLINVGFKNWDKLILRNTEDHGKLATIFKSEKRSEMMKEGFRILGNSGDQWSDLLGFPMSTRSFKLPNPMYYIP; from the exons ATGATTCCGACACCCAAATCCTTAAAGATGAAATCTTTGTTGATTTTTCTTGTGTTTTCTCTGCTTTTTGTACCCTCATTGTGTACCCAAGAACCATCAAATTGTCATCAACTAACAAGAAACATGATTCTGGAATACCCAGATGGAGGAAGAGGAGGAGCAGACCCAGAAGAAGTGATTTTACAATGTACAAGTTGGAGGTTTGCTGTGGAAGCTAATAACATGAATTCATGGAAAACAATCCCACAAGAATGTGCTGATTATGTCAAGAATTATATGTTGGGTAAGGGTTATTTATTGGATCTTGAAAGGGTTTCCAATGAAGCTTCTGTTTTTGCAAAAAGTGTTCATTTTGAGGGTGATAGTAAAGATGCTTGGGTTTTTGATGTTGATGAAACTTTGCTCTCTAATCTCCCTTATTATGCTGATCATGCTtttgg TTTGGAGGTGTTTGATGGAGTGGAGTTTGATAAATGGGTTAGCAAGGCCATGGCTCCAGCTATTGAATCCAGTTTAAGGCTCTATGAGGAGGTTTTAAGTCTGGGATTTAAGGTTTTCCTGTTAACAGGCCGTAGCGAAAAGCTGAGGGATGTTACTGCTCAGAATCTGATCAATGTTGGGTTCAAGAACTGGGACAAGCTTATATTGAG GAACACGGAAGACCATGGAAAGTTAGCAACGATATTCAAATCAGAGAAGAGGAGCGAGATGATGAAGGAGGGATTCAGGATCCTGGGCAACTCAGGGGATCAGTGGAGTGATTTGTTGGGTTTTCCAATGTCTACTCGTTCTTTCAAGCTCCCAAATCCTATGTATTATATTCCCTAG
- the LOC110782339 gene encoding isocitrate dehydrogenase [NADP] — protein MASQKIKVTNPIVEMDGDEMTRVIWKSIKDKLIFPFLELDLKYFDLGVLNRDATNDKVTIECAEATLKYNVAIKCATITPDEDRVKEFNLKQMWRSPNGTIRNILNGTVFREPIICRNVPRLVPGWTKPICIGRHAFGDQYRASEEVIREAGTLKMVFVPDGKGDKTEIEVYRFKHPGGVAMSMYNTDESIQAFAEASMSTAFQKKWPLYLSTKNTILKKYDGRFKDIFQEVYETKWKSKFEAIGIWYEHRLIDDMVAYAMKSEGGYVWACKNYDGDVQSDFLAQGFGSLGLMTSVLVCPDGRTIEAEAAHGTVTRHFRVHQKGGETSTNSIASIFAWTRGLAHRAMLDDNAKLLDFTNKLEAACIGTVESGKMTKDLALLVHGSKLKRSQYLNTEEFIDAVAKELRARLAVRSKM, from the exons ATGGCTTCTCAGAAGATCAAAGTGACGAATCCAATTGTTGAGATGGATG GGGATGAGATGACTAGAGTTATTTGGAAATCCATAAAAGATAAG CTTATATTCCCCTTTCTGGAGCTGGATTTAAAATACTTTGATCTTGGTGTCCTGAATCGCGATGCTACCAATGACAAAGTCACAATCGAATGTGCAGAAGCTACGCTCAA GTACAACGTGGCAATTAAATGTGCAACTATAACACCAG ATGAAGACCGTGTTAAGGAATTCAACTTGAAGCAGATGTGGAGGAGTCCAAATGGAACTATCAGAAACATCCTTAATG GTACGGTATTTAGGGAACCAATAATCTGCAGAAATGTCCCAAGGCTTGTTCCAG GTTGGACAAAACCGATATGCATAGGGAGACATGCTTTTGGAGATCAGTACCGTGCATCAGAAGAGGTCATTCGGGAAGCAGGAACTCTAAAAATGGTATTTG TTCCAGATGGGAAAGGTGACAAGACAGAAATAGAAGTTTATCGTTTTAAACATCCAGGAGGAGTTGCAATGTCTATGTACAACACTGATGAG TCTATACAAGCTTTTGCTGAGGCTTCAATGAGTACTGCTTTTCAAAAGAAATGGCCACTTTATCTTAGCACAAAAAACACTATTCTGAAGAAATATGACGGGAG ATTCAAGGATATATTCCAGGAGGTTTATGAAACAAAGTGGAAGTCGAAATTTGAGGCTATAGGAATATG GTATGAACATCGACTTATAGATGACATGGTTGCTTACGCTATGAAGAGCGAAGGAGGCTATGTTTGGGCATGCAAGAATTATGATGGAGATGTCCAaagtgatttcttggctcaag GATTTGGATCGCTTGGGTTGATGACCTCTGTTTTG GTATGTCCAGATGGGCGGACTATTGAAGCTGAAGCCGCCCATGGAACAGTTACTCGCCACTTTCGTGTTCATCAGAAAGGAGGTGAAACAAGTACAAACAGTATAGCATCCATCTTCGCATGGACACGTGGACTTGCACACAG GGCTATGTTAGATGACAATGCCAAGCTCTTGGACTTCACTAATAAGCTTGAAGCAGCATGCATCGGAACTGTTGAATCAGGGAAGATGACTAAAGATCTGGCACTCCTTGTACATGGGTCAAA GCTTAAGAGGTCTCAATATTTGAACACTGAGGAGTTCATCGACGCTGTGGCTAAGGAATTGAGAGCACGGCTAGCTGTCAGATCAAAGATGTAA
- the LOC110782342 gene encoding uncharacterized protein, with translation MKPLVGVVVSNKMQKSVVVAVDRLFHHKLFNRYVKRTSKFMAHDEQNQCNIGDRVRLDPSRPLSKRKNWTVAEILKKARIYTPPIVDKISKSSSSTEASSTPSA, from the exons ATGAAGCCATTGGTGGGGGTAGTAGTCTCAAACAAGATGCAGAAATCAGTAGTGGTGGCAGTGGACCGTCTTTTCCATCATAAGCTCTTCAATCGATATGTTAAGAGAACTAGCAAGTTCATGGCCCATGATGAGCAAAACCAGTGCAATATTGGTGACCGG GTTCGATTGGATCCCTCAAGGCCACTTAGTAAGCGAAAAAACTGGACTGTTGCTGAGATTTTGAAGAAAGCACGTATATATACACCACCGATAGTAGACAAAATCAGTAAATCAAGCAGCAGTACTGAAGCTTCCTCAACTCCATCAGCTTAA
- the LOC130469228 gene encoding uncharacterized protein has protein sequence MLCYNRASPRSIFITWLAILNRLYTTDRMQNWGLNCSDDCVLCSGGKESVEHLFFACSFSATIWQAVLKKLGIHRRSAGLAYELGEAAKASKKTGCIAKLYVMCFTETIYSIWLMRNSVVFRNHVKSSEYLVKEILFRVACRSSDELRSRLLQD, from the coding sequence ATGCTGTGTTATAATAGAGCTAGTCCTCGAAGTATCTTTATTACTTGGCTAGCAATTCTTAATAGGCTTTACACTACTGATAGAATGCAAAATTGGGGTCTGAACTGCTCTGATGATTGTGTGTTATGTTCTGGTGGAAAGGAGTCAGTAGAACATCTGTTTTTTGCTTGTTCTTTTTCTGCTACAATCTGGCAAGCTGTGCTAAAGAAATTGGGGATTCATAGGAGGAGTGCAGGCCTTGCTTATGAGCTTGGAGAGGCAGCCAAAGCTAGCAAGAAAACTGGTTGCATTGCTAAGCTTTATGTTATGTGCTTCACAGAAACAATCTACAGCATATGGCTTATGAGGAATTCTGTTGTTTTCAGGAATCATGTGAAATCATCTGAGTATCTTGTTAAAGAAATTTTGTTTCGAGTGGCTTGTAGAAGTTCTGATGAACTGAGAAGTAGATTACTGCAAGATTAA
- the LOC110782343 gene encoding cellulose synthase-like protein D4 — protein sequence MMPTSDPSKKAIRSQGSSGSVGSQNTRTSSGGTGQAVKFARRTSSGKYVTLSREDLDMSGDFSGDYMNYTVHIPPTPDNQPMEGSSVAAKAEEQYVSNSLFTGGFNSVTRAHLMDKVTDSDSCPPEHVARGKAGYCQMPVCDGEAIKDDRGNRVFPCECRFTICNDCYIDAQKSNGVCPGCKEPYRLGDFDDDQPDFSSGALPLPAPNKGNGDRRMMSRKKGGDFDHNKWLFNETQGTYGHGTAYWPPEDAYDGDGDGMSGVLEAADKPFKPLSRVIPIPNGVISPYRLLIVIRLVFLCLFLAWRLKHPNEEAVWLWFMSVICEIWFAFSWLLDIIPKICPINRSTDLDALREKFEQPSPSNPTGRSDLPGVDLYVSTADPEKEPPLVTANTILSILSVDYPVEKIACYVSDDGGALLTFEAMAEAASFAELWVPFCRKHDIEPRNPETYFCLKGDPTKNKLQPDFVKDRRKIKREYDEFKVRINGLPDSIRRRSDAFNAREEMKMMKQMRDSGADRSEPIRAQKATWMADGTHWPGTWVTSAAEHSKGDHAGILQVMLKPPSPDSILGTPEDKLIDFSDTDIRLPMFVYVSREKRPGYDHNKKAGAMNALVRSSAILSNGPFILNLDCDHYFYNCKAIREGMCFMLDRGGEDICYIQFPQRFEGIDPSDRYANRNNVFFDGNMRALDGLQGPMYVGTGTMFRRFALYGFEPPNLEKLSNNNKDSETQALTSSELDPELDVNLLPKRFGNSTMLSESIPIAEYQGRPLADHPAVKYGRPPGALRVPREPLDSSIVAEAVSVISCWYEDKTEWGDRVGWIYGSVTEDVVTGYRMHNRGWRSVYCITKRDAFRGSAPINLTDRLHQVLRWATGSVEIFFSRNNAFLGTRRLKMLQRLAYINVGIYPFTSLFLIMYCFLPALSLFSGQFIVQTLSITFLIYLLIMTMCLIFLAILEVKWSGIQLEEWWRNEQFWLISGTSSHLAAVVQGLLKVIAGIEISFTLTSKSASEDEDDVFAELYLVKWSSLMLPPIVIAMVNIIAVCYAFARTIYSSTPSWSKFVGGAFFSFWVLCHLYPFAKGLMGRRRKTPTIVFVWSGLIAITISLLYIAINPPTPSAAGTGGGTGFTFP from the exons ATGATGCCGACTTCCGACCCGTCGAAGAAGGCGATCCGAAGCCAAGGGAGCTCCGGAAGTGTCGGGTCACAGAATACCCGAACCTCCTCGGGTGGTACCGGGCAAGCGGTCAAGTTTGCAAGAAGAACGTCAAGCGGAAAGTATGTGACCCTATCGAGGGAAGATCTTGACATGTCCGGTGATTTTTCCGGTGATTATATGAATTACACGGTGCACATTCCTCCTACACCCGATAATCAACCCATGGAGGGTTCATCCGTGGCGGCGAAAGCGGAGGAGCAGTATGTGTCGAACTCGTTATTTACGGGTGGGTTTAATAGTGTGACACGGGCACATCTTATGGATAAGGTCACAGATTCAGATTCGTGTCCACCGGAGCATGTGGCCCGTGGGAAAGCGGGTTATTGTCAAATGCCCGTTTGTGATGGAGAGGCTATTAAAGATGATCGAGGGAATCGGGTCTTTCCTTGTGAATGCAG ATTTACAATATGTAACGATTGCTACATCGATGCACAAAAGAGCAACGGAGTTTGCCCAGGATGCAAAGAACCTTATAGACTAGGAGACTTCGACGACGATCAACCGGATTTCTCTAGTGGCGCCCTCCCATTGCCGGCCCCAAACAAGGGGAATGGAGACCGACGCATGATGAGTAGAAAGAAAGGTGGTGATTTCGACCACAATAAGTGGTTGTTCAATGAGACGCAAGGGACTTATGGCCATGGAACAGCTTATTGGCCTCCAGAGGATGCTtatgatggtgatggtgatggtatGAGTGGCGTGCTTGAAGCTGCTGACAAGCCTTTTAAGCCCCTTAGTAGGGttattcctattcctaatggtGTCATTAGTCCTTACAG GTTATTGATCGTgatacgtttggtatttttatGCTTATTCTTAGCATGGCGTTTAAAACACCCGAACGAGGAAGCTGTATGGCTTTGGTTTATGTCTGTTATTTGTGAAATTTGGTTCGCCTTTTCTTGGCTCCTTGACATTATTCctaaaatatgtcctataaatCGGTCCACTGACCTTGATGCCCTAAGGGAAAAGTTCGAACAACCATCCCCTTCGAACCCAACTGGACGATCTGACTTACCCGGTGTTGATCTTTATGTTTCTACAGCTGACCCTGAGAAAGAGCCACCCCTTGTGACGGCTAATACCATTCTTTCGATCTTATCAGTTGATTATCCAGTCGAGAAGATAGCTTGTTACGTGTCCGATGATGGCGGCGCTCTCCTAACTTTCGAGGCAATGGCTGAGGCAGCTAGCTTTGCCGAGTTATGGGTGCCATTTTGTAGAAAACATGACATTGAGCCAAGGAATCCAGaaacttatttttgtttgaAGGGTGACCCTACTAAAAATAAGCTACAACCTGATTTTGTTAAAGATAGGAGGAAGATTAAGAGAGAATATGATGAGTTTAAGGTTCGAATTAATGGGTTACCGGATTCTATTCGGAGGAGATCCGATGCATTTAATGCTAGGGAGGAAATGAAGATGATGAAACAAATGAGGGATAGTGGTGCAGATAGGTCCGAACCCATTCGAGCCCAAAAGGCTACTTGGATGGCTGATGGAACCCATTGGCCTGGTACTTGGGTCACCTCTGCTGCTGAACATTCTAAAGGTGACCATGCAGGAATCCTTCAG GTAATGTTGAAGCCACCATCACCAGACTCAATATTGGGAACACCAGAAGACAAGCTCATAGACTTCTCCGATACCGACATACGCCTTCCAATGTTTGTGTACGTGTCACGTGAGAAGAGGCCAGGATACGACCATAACAAGAAGGCCGGAGCCATGAACGCGTTGGTGCGATCATCAGCCATTCTCTCCAACGGCCCCTTCATTTTGAACCTTGATTGTGATCATTACTTCTACAACTGCAAGGCTATTCGTGAAGGTATGTGCTTCATGCTTGACCGAGGGGGTGAAGACATTTGTTACATTCAATTCCCTCAGAGGTTCGAAGGTATTGATCCTTCTGATCGATATGCCAATCGAAACAATGTGTTCTTCGACGGGAACATGCGTGCTCTCGACGGCCTTCAG GGACCAATGTATGTGGGCACGGGTACTATGTTCAGGCGGTTCGCGTTGTATGGGTTCGAGCCACCAAACCTAGAAAAAttatcaaacaacaacaaagattCAGAGACCCAAGCACTGACTTCGTCCGAGCTTGACCCCGAATTGGACGTAAATTTGTTGCCTAAAAGGTTCGGAAACTCGACAATGTTGTCAGAATCGATACCCATAGCGGAGTATCAAGGGCGTCCGTTAGCTGATCATCCTGCAGTAAAGTATGGTAGGCCTCCAGGTGCTCTTAGAGTACCTCGTGAGCCCCTTGATTCTAGCATTGTTGCTGAAGCCGTCTCCGTCATCTCGTGTTG GTATGAAGACAAAACAGAATGGGGAGATAGAGTAGGATGGATTTATGGCTCAGTGACAGAAGACGTGGTAACCGGGTACCGGATGCATAATCGTGGGTGGCGTTCTGTCTACTGCATTACAAAAAGAGACGCCTTCCGAGGATCGGCTCCAATCAATCTAACAGACAGGCTTCACCAAGTGTTGCGGTGGGCTACAGGGTCAGTTGAAATCTTCTTCTCAAGAAACAATGCCTTCTTAGGCACTCGCCGGCTAAAGATGCTACAGAGGTTGGCCTACATTAATGTGGGGATATACCCTTTCACCTCTCTCTTCCTCATCATGTATTGCTTCCTTCCCGCACTCTCGCTTTTCTCCGGACAGTTCATCGTGCAGACGCTTAGTATTACTTTCTTGATATACTTGTTGATAATGACCATGTGTTTGATATTTTTGGCCATCCTGGAGGTGAAATGGTCAGGAATTCAATTGGAGGAATGGTGGAGAAATGAACAGTTTTGGCTAATTTCTGGTACAAGTTCTCACCTTGCTGCTGTTGTTCAAGGCCTCCTCAAAGTCATTGCAG GTATCGAGATCTCATTCACATTGACCTCAAAGTCAGCCTCAGAAGACGAAGATGACGTGTTTGCTGAACTTTACCTAGTGAAATGGAGTTCACTGATGCTCCCACCCATTGTAATAGCCATGGTAAACATCATTGCAGTCTGCTACGCTTTCGCTAGGACCATATATAGCTCAACCCCATCATGGAGTAAGTTCGTGGGAGGCGCCTTCTTCAGTTTCTGGGTGTTGTGTCATCTATACCCTTTTGCCAAAGGGTTGatgggaagaagaagaaaaacacCAACAATAGTGTTTGTTTGGTCAGGCCTAATTGCCATAACAATCTCTTTGTTGTACATTGCTATCAACCCTCCCACGCCTTCGGCTGCTGGAACAGGTGGTGGTACCGGATTTACATTcccttag
- the LOC110782345 gene encoding U-box domain-containing protein 35 isoform X1, whose product MEQRDGAENGKGSSCSRVIMIALNGGAKSKHIVRWAMEKFIPEGKVAFKLLHVFPKITGVPTPMGNLIPLPQVRDDVAVAYKKEIEWQRTEMILPFQKAINLKKVQAELVLIESDDAAVGIAKEIAQHGIKELVIGASSNGLFSRRVKGQLLSSVISDCAPKFCTVYVVSKGKLEALRPSNTETNGNIVEYDSTATNSTNSSSRYTNSTFDPGSTYSESPSASSPGVKHPDSLSTVKHGFNNNSGMDSTELASFQSANTRNVDDVSSSSFKTVNADNESWITDQASTGISRCGQATASRSQTASSETQGNINIELEKMRIELRHIRGMYSIAQNEAIDATRRLGDLSKLRNEEATKLKEINEKEEKAKELAKVEKEKFEAAKREGDYARERAHREVMHRREAEQNAARDVKEREKLKNVLGDPVYHYQKFTWDEIVSATSSFNEELKIGEGSYGCVYKCKLHYSTVAIKVLHSKEGANSKQFHQELEILSRIRHPHLLLLLGACPEQGGLVYEYMENGSLEDRLFRKNDTPPIPWYERFRIAWEVASALAFLHNNKPKAIIHRDLKPANILLDHNLVSKIGDAGLCTMLNLDPSSLSTLTLYKDTSPVGTLCYIDPEYQRTGLISMKADVYALGMVILQLLTAKPAVGITHVVEDAIKGGRLMQMLDRCGGRWPLKETAEMALLGLQCAEMRRKDRPDLKNILPTLERMKDIAEKARNLVAKILVAPPSHFICPILKDVMDDPCVASDGYTYDRRAIEMWLKDNDTSPTTDFPLSSKNLIPNHTLSYAITEWKSKRRIRNGNN is encoded by the exons ATGGAGCAAAGAGATGGTGCAGAAAATGGAAAAGGATCGTCTTGTTCACGTGTGATCATGATCGCCTTAAATGGGGGTGCTAAAAGCAAACATATTGTAAGATGGGCAATGGAAAAATTTATACCTGAAGGGAAGGTTGCATTCAAGTTGTTACATGTATTCCCTAAGATAACCGGGGTCCCTACCCCAA TGGGGAATTTGATCCCTCTTCCACAAGTGCGAGATGATGTAGCAGTTGCGTATAAGAAGGAAATAGAATGGCAGCGGACTGAAATGATTCTGCCATTCCAAAAGGCGATCAACCTTAAAAAG GTTCAAGCTGAACTTGTGTTGATTGAGTCAGATGATGCTGCAGTCGGAATAGCTAAGGAGATTGCTCAACATGGAATAAAGGAACTTGTCATAGGAGCATCTTCCAATGGCTTGTTTTCTAG GAGAGTTAAAGGACAATTACTGTCTTCTGTGATCTCAGATTGTGCTCCAAAATTCTGCACAGTCTATGTTGTTTCGAAAGGAAAGTTAGAGGCTTTGCGTCCATCAAATACAGAGACGAATGGGAACATTGTAGAATATGACAGTACTGCAACCAACTCTACCAACAGTTCATCAAGATACACAAACAGTACATTCG ACCCTGGATCGACCTATTCAGAGTCTCCTTCTGCCTCTTCTCCTGGGGTCAAGCACCCTGATTCTCTTTCCACTGTGAAACATGGATTTAACAACAATTCAGGGATGGATTCAACTGAACTTGCTAGTTTTCAATCCGCTAATACAAGGAATGTAGATGATGTTTCGAGCTCTAGTTTCAAGACTGTTAATGCTGACAATGAGTCCTGGATCACAGATCAAGCATCCACCGGGATATCTCGTTGTGGTCAAGCAACTGCCTCAAGATCCCAAACAGCTTCATCTGAAACACAG GGAAATATCAATATAGAGCTTGAGAAGATGAGAATTGAATTGCGCCACATACGCGGCATGTATTCCATAGCTCAAAATGAAGCAATAGATGCTACAAGAAGG CTAGGTGATCTAAGCAAGCTAAGGAATGAGGAAGCAACAAAACTCAAAGAGATAAATGAAAAGGAGGAAAAAGCCAAAGAGTTGGCAAAAGTGGAAAAGGAGAAATTTGAAGCTGCAAAAAGGGAAGGTGATTATGCCAGGGAACGCGCTCATAGAGAGGTGATGCATAGGAGAGAAGCAGAACAGAATGCTGCACGGGACGTTAAGGAAAGGGAGAAGCTTAAGAACGTACTTGGAGATCCTGTGTACCATTACCAGAAGTTTACATGGGATGAGATTGTATCTGCTACTTCCTCTTTCAATGAGGAACTTAAGATTGGTGAAGGATCATATGGATGTGTGTATAAGTGCAAGTTGCATTACTCAACAGTGGCTATAAAAGTCCTCCATTCTAAGGAGGGTGCCAACAGCAAGCAATTCCATCAGGAG TTGGAGATCTTAAGTAGAATCCGTCATCCTCATCTGCTTCTTCTTCTTGGGGCATGTCCAGAACAGGGTGGCCTAGTATACGAGTACATGGAAAATGGAAGTTTGGAAGATCGTTTGTTTAGAAAAAATGACACACCTCCCATACCATGGTATGAGAGGTTTAGAATAGCATGGGAGGTTGCATCTGCACTTGCTTTTCTTCACAATAACAAGCCGAAAGCAATAATTCATCGTGACCTAAAACCAGCTAACATCTTGCTTGATCATAATTTAGTAAGCAAGATTGGTGATGCTGGTCTTTGTACAATGCTTAATTTGGATCCATCTTCACTTTCCACTTTGACCTTATATAAAGATACAAGTCCTGTTGGTACACTTTGTTACATAGATCCTGAGTATCAAAGGACAGGACTTATCTCCATGAAAGCAGATGTTTATGCTTTGGGAATGGTGATTTTGCAACTGTTGACAGCAAAACCTGCTGTAGGCATAACTCATGTGGTTGAAGATGCTATAAAAGGTGGTCGTTTAATGCAGATGTTAGATAGATGTGGAGGAAGATGGCCTCTGAAAGAAACAGCTGAAATGGCTTTACTAGGATTGCAATGTGCTGAGATGAGGCGTAAGGATAGACCTGATCTGAAAAACATTCTTCCTACACTTGAAAGAATGAAAGATATTGCAGAAAAGGCCCGTAATTTGGTTGCTAAGATCCTAGTTGCACCACCCAGCCATTTCATCTGCCCTATACTTAAG GATGTAATGGATGACCCTTGTGTAGCCTCAGATGGATACACGTATGACCGTAGAGCGATAGAGATGTGGCTCAAAGACAATGACACTTCACCAACAACGGATTTTCCACTGTCAAGTAAAAACCTGATACCGAACCACACTCTTTCTTACGCGATTACAGAGTGGAAGTCTAAAAGAAGAATACGAAATGGTAATAACTAA
- the LOC110782345 gene encoding U-box domain-containing protein 35 isoform X2: MEQRDGAENGKGSSCSRVIMIALNGGAKSKHIVRWAMEKFIPEGKVAFKLLHVFPKITGVPTPMGNLIPLPQVRDDVAVAYKKEIEWQRTEMILPFQKAINLKKVQAELVLIESDDAAVGIAKEIAQHGIKELVIGASSNGLFSRRVKGQLLSSVISDCAPKFCTVYVVSKGKLEALRPSNTETNGNIVEYDSTATNSTNSSSRYTNSTFDQASTGISRCGQATASRSQTASSETQGNINIELEKMRIELRHIRGMYSIAQNEAIDATRRLGDLSKLRNEEATKLKEINEKEEKAKELAKVEKEKFEAAKREGDYARERAHREVMHRREAEQNAARDVKEREKLKNVLGDPVYHYQKFTWDEIVSATSSFNEELKIGEGSYGCVYKCKLHYSTVAIKVLHSKEGANSKQFHQELEILSRIRHPHLLLLLGACPEQGGLVYEYMENGSLEDRLFRKNDTPPIPWYERFRIAWEVASALAFLHNNKPKAIIHRDLKPANILLDHNLVSKIGDAGLCTMLNLDPSSLSTLTLYKDTSPVGTLCYIDPEYQRTGLISMKADVYALGMVILQLLTAKPAVGITHVVEDAIKGGRLMQMLDRCGGRWPLKETAEMALLGLQCAEMRRKDRPDLKNILPTLERMKDIAEKARNLVAKILVAPPSHFICPILKDVMDDPCVASDGYTYDRRAIEMWLKDNDTSPTTDFPLSSKNLIPNHTLSYAITEWKSKRRIRNGNN, encoded by the exons ATGGAGCAAAGAGATGGTGCAGAAAATGGAAAAGGATCGTCTTGTTCACGTGTGATCATGATCGCCTTAAATGGGGGTGCTAAAAGCAAACATATTGTAAGATGGGCAATGGAAAAATTTATACCTGAAGGGAAGGTTGCATTCAAGTTGTTACATGTATTCCCTAAGATAACCGGGGTCCCTACCCCAA TGGGGAATTTGATCCCTCTTCCACAAGTGCGAGATGATGTAGCAGTTGCGTATAAGAAGGAAATAGAATGGCAGCGGACTGAAATGATTCTGCCATTCCAAAAGGCGATCAACCTTAAAAAG GTTCAAGCTGAACTTGTGTTGATTGAGTCAGATGATGCTGCAGTCGGAATAGCTAAGGAGATTGCTCAACATGGAATAAAGGAACTTGTCATAGGAGCATCTTCCAATGGCTTGTTTTCTAG GAGAGTTAAAGGACAATTACTGTCTTCTGTGATCTCAGATTGTGCTCCAAAATTCTGCACAGTCTATGTTGTTTCGAAAGGAAAGTTAGAGGCTTTGCGTCCATCAAATACAGAGACGAATGGGAACATTGTAGAATATGACAGTACTGCAACCAACTCTACCAACAGTTCATCAAGATACACAAACAGTACATTCG ATCAAGCATCCACCGGGATATCTCGTTGTGGTCAAGCAACTGCCTCAAGATCCCAAACAGCTTCATCTGAAACACAG GGAAATATCAATATAGAGCTTGAGAAGATGAGAATTGAATTGCGCCACATACGCGGCATGTATTCCATAGCTCAAAATGAAGCAATAGATGCTACAAGAAGG CTAGGTGATCTAAGCAAGCTAAGGAATGAGGAAGCAACAAAACTCAAAGAGATAAATGAAAAGGAGGAAAAAGCCAAAGAGTTGGCAAAAGTGGAAAAGGAGAAATTTGAAGCTGCAAAAAGGGAAGGTGATTATGCCAGGGAACGCGCTCATAGAGAGGTGATGCATAGGAGAGAAGCAGAACAGAATGCTGCACGGGACGTTAAGGAAAGGGAGAAGCTTAAGAACGTACTTGGAGATCCTGTGTACCATTACCAGAAGTTTACATGGGATGAGATTGTATCTGCTACTTCCTCTTTCAATGAGGAACTTAAGATTGGTGAAGGATCATATGGATGTGTGTATAAGTGCAAGTTGCATTACTCAACAGTGGCTATAAAAGTCCTCCATTCTAAGGAGGGTGCCAACAGCAAGCAATTCCATCAGGAG TTGGAGATCTTAAGTAGAATCCGTCATCCTCATCTGCTTCTTCTTCTTGGGGCATGTCCAGAACAGGGTGGCCTAGTATACGAGTACATGGAAAATGGAAGTTTGGAAGATCGTTTGTTTAGAAAAAATGACACACCTCCCATACCATGGTATGAGAGGTTTAGAATAGCATGGGAGGTTGCATCTGCACTTGCTTTTCTTCACAATAACAAGCCGAAAGCAATAATTCATCGTGACCTAAAACCAGCTAACATCTTGCTTGATCATAATTTAGTAAGCAAGATTGGTGATGCTGGTCTTTGTACAATGCTTAATTTGGATCCATCTTCACTTTCCACTTTGACCTTATATAAAGATACAAGTCCTGTTGGTACACTTTGTTACATAGATCCTGAGTATCAAAGGACAGGACTTATCTCCATGAAAGCAGATGTTTATGCTTTGGGAATGGTGATTTTGCAACTGTTGACAGCAAAACCTGCTGTAGGCATAACTCATGTGGTTGAAGATGCTATAAAAGGTGGTCGTTTAATGCAGATGTTAGATAGATGTGGAGGAAGATGGCCTCTGAAAGAAACAGCTGAAATGGCTTTACTAGGATTGCAATGTGCTGAGATGAGGCGTAAGGATAGACCTGATCTGAAAAACATTCTTCCTACACTTGAAAGAATGAAAGATATTGCAGAAAAGGCCCGTAATTTGGTTGCTAAGATCCTAGTTGCACCACCCAGCCATTTCATCTGCCCTATACTTAAG GATGTAATGGATGACCCTTGTGTAGCCTCAGATGGATACACGTATGACCGTAGAGCGATAGAGATGTGGCTCAAAGACAATGACACTTCACCAACAACGGATTTTCCACTGTCAAGTAAAAACCTGATACCGAACCACACTCTTTCTTACGCGATTACAGAGTGGAAGTCTAAAAGAAGAATACGAAATGGTAATAACTAA